Part of the Mya arenaria isolate MELC-2E11 chromosome 8, ASM2691426v1 genome, GCTATACCTTGGTTGCAGTTAATTTAGCCatcacatatttttatgtattacacatgtataatataacactttttctattggtcagaaaatgttttactccgcatgtttgaaaacaaattaatggaaaaaaataattgcataaatttgcaatattttagcAAGTCATACCTTAATTTctcattttgtattaatgataGGGGTTTATTTGAGAACAGTATAATAATTTTCCATCTAAATCTTCAGAGTTAAAGGTGATTTTTTGGTCTTGATtttgcagtgattttttttggtgcaatttactgccttaaggctgtttccccttgcaaaaaaatgtccatttttcccCCCAAAAATAGagtttttcccaatttgataaatgcctGTTATGTTCAATagtgaataaaaaagcaatgaatttcttaataaataaacaaaatcttgacaagattAACTCTTTCACAGAATAAAGTATGCATAAAaaggtgaaaacatgtatatttgccattatatttcCTATTTTGatctgattttgtatttttcccaatctggatttttttcccaatttgcagggcacaggcggtaaaaatatttccaaaaaaatcactgttttgtgaaaaacattttgaatgacATACGGTACTGTACTTGATTTGTATAAACAGGAAATGATGTCATGAACATATAACACATTATGATGTTATTTTACAAGATATGAGAATcagattttgtttaactatattgtttttgttattattcttACTGGATATCGAATTATTATgcattaacataatttaacgATCAGATTATTCTGTGGTTTAAATCATTCCGGGTACAACATTTCTGGAATGCATGTAGCGAGGGAAATGGCATTGCTTTGTTGTATTCGGCTCATGATCACTAGAACAGGTGAAATAGGTAGGTCGATCTTGCTATTTTCTACTGGAAAAGCATGTGATATAAAGAATCTGACACTCATCATCATatcatacataattttattcaactCATCCATGAATTGTGTTAGTTAGTTTGCCaaaggctcgcttactaacattTATTTCCTGAACTCTTTGAGTTCAATTGTGTATCATATGACGTCTATTTATGTCTAACACTTCTGACAGACTGAAACAGTTGTATAAGATGAATTATCTTTGTGGTATTTCCTTTATATCACACTTACAACTGTTAATTAAGTTATAATGATTCAAGGTTATCATTCTTAATGCTCAAATATGgaaaactatatttatattcttatttcaccTGCTTATTGCTGTTCATTTTGATCACAATCTATATATCTGTGGACCTAGTTAGAGCTCATTTTGATTAGATTTGGTTGTTAGTGTGGACCTGTTTAagatttaatttgatttatgaCTTCTACAACAatcataaacaatgaaaataaaacaagattagACTCATTACAAAGGTTTTTAACAATCAGTTATGTTTGGAGAAGTAACAACTTGCTTTTCTCTTAATCTTGGCCACATAAATCCTATAATTATCAAAGATTTAATAACTTGTTACCAATATTACTTTGTCTGACTTCTTGAATCATATTAAGTAAATCACAAACCTGTGATTCAAGGTCACACAGAATTGGCAGCACATCTCAGCGTGGTCCTCACACAGAAGTTCAATGACCTTACTAGAGTGAAGGTCACATGAAATGAGGGTGTCGCCCCGCCCTCCCCACTTGTCCACATCCTCATAGCCCAACACAGCATGCTGTTTCATGATTTTGGAGTGAAATGTCAGGCATTGGTCACAGTAGTACTTAGAGCAATCCCTACAGAAATACTTGGCTTCAGTATTTAGCTTGTCTTCTTGACATGGAGAGCAGACAAAGTCATGGATCAAATCAGATGCCATTGACATTGAGTCTTTCAAGGACCCAGTGAGCTTTGAAGCCATTTTAAACCAGAAAGTTTGAGTATTCCATGCAATATTTCTGTTAAATGTCACAACTTTAAGCAAGATTTCAGTATTGAAGCTTTTGCGTCAACAAATCTTAACAAGGAAGTAAAATACATTCATTGATATCCGATAGCTGTGAATAATCACATTGAAGGAGAGTCATTTTATAATGCATGTTTATCATCATAAATTTTAACCTAACCAAGGGTGCAGagatatgaatatttttattcaaacaggCTATTAtctgcaaataaaaatattagctATCATCAAAATCAACATGTTCTTTTGACTCTACAGATTCTAACTAAATATCCAGAAAGAGGCATAGAATGCTATTTGAAGCAgagattaaataaacaatatatataactcTTTACATAGTTATATAGATAAGAAGGTATCCAACAATGTTTTCGCTGAAATGTTCAAGTAATAACCACATAACATAACTAATTCCTTGAAAGgtgaaaatgaatgaaatgttaatttagttataaaaatTTTCATCTTTGTTCTAAAGGGCCTCCTAGGATCCCCTGTATCCTTTTTGTACTTTCAGAAATAATGTACAATACAATGAATACATGCATATTTTGGTACCAatcttttgatttttaaaaaaaaaaattagatttgttttaatatgtagtttaaaaccattaatgctttatacagaagattactttaacaccattttcCAACGATGACAATactgttcttatataaagcctaataaggaaaataaaaaaataaaaagcctacctaccctacctgtttttgaaacaaatgtaaccctaaccaaatcaattttttttttgcttgagCGACCttcatacatgtagtatatTATGATGCCTGGCCCCTGGAACTTATATTTGACAGGAAGTCCCCCAAAAGATACCAAACATACACCTGAACAAATACAAACTTATACACTACTGTTCGGCTTTTGTAATCATTATTCTTGTTTTGATACTATTCTTTTGGTAGcatttcataaataatgaatacattCATAACAGTATTTTTGAATTATCTGAATGTGTTTCTAATTCTGTGTTTCAGTCGTGGGTAGACTGGTTTTCCAGTGAAGTGATGATTCACCCCCTTTCAAACCAGCCCGAACACAAGAGGAGCTTTATACCCTCCAAATGGGAAAAACTCAAGGTTGGTAATTCTTATTTGGTACTCAGGAAGTATCTTGGTCATGGGTTgacttatttttcattaaaatgataaattatctTCGCTCCAACTACCACCAACACAGGAGTTTAATACTCTccaatttattgaaaatcaGGGTAGGTAGTTCTAAATGAGATTCATTTCTCAAGAAATTAAAgaagttgaaataaaaaggttgAACTGGAGGAAGCCTGCAAGTATGATGAGAAAGCATTACCTGGGAGTATTATTCTTTTCAGTGACATAATATTGAACATTCTCTTTTACAGGTGGGTCAGATGGTGCATGCCCTGAAGATGGGCTGGATGAAACCTAGCAAGCCAGATGATGAAAAAGATGAGGAGGAGGATGATGAGCCAAATTTCTACATGATCTGGAATGATGACGATGACGTGAGTCGAGATTGCACAATAATTTTGTAGATTGAGGAAAAGCATTTTCAGCTTATCGGATTTTCAAAAAGCATGAAAGCCTTGGTGTTGCCTTAGCAATTTACTCAGAAACTGTTGAAGATATTCTGATGACACTTGAACCACATGTTTCAACTGACAATTCCCATTAGTAAAACAATGCCCTTACTGCTGACTTCATTAGCTGTTGAGTTAACCCTTTTTATGGTAAAAGATGGACAAGAATtattaagcattattcttaTCGCTGGAGTTCTCTTGTTATAGATTTGCATTTGGGTagatttctttctttaaattaatatttatttcatggttCTCTTTAAACCCTTCAAAGCagtttgtaaatgtttgaacataGTTTTAATAccttaaacaaaaagaaaaatatttaaatcattttcatttacagtCTGAGATGAACAAGCGATACCGCCAGCATATCCCGGCACCAAAGACATCACTGCCTGGGCACGCAGAGAGCTACAATCCTCCACCAGAGTATCTGCTCACTAAAGAAGAGGTTTGTTATGGCTTAAAAGAGCACATGCTTCAGTAAGGTTGcactctatatatatatgtaaccaAAAAACtgtgtgaaataaatgttaaactacaatttctcattatttagtttttagttttaaatggaGAATGGGCAAAAGCAAGCATACTTTGTCCCATATAACTATTAccttaaatgaaaatgtttaacatttattacatgtatacatgtgtatctaAGTGCAATTACAAGTACAATAATTTCTGTTAAAAGGTAATAAATGTACTGTCATGAAATACACATCCAAAATCTGTTGCAACATAGGTTCACAGGGAAGATGGGATTGTTTTCACAGGAATGATGGGATTGTTTTGGCATTCTAGTATGTTATCTAAATTATCTATATCTTTTTTTCAGTGACCTTTTCCAGAAACAAATATGTGTGCTTCTCCGATTGGTGTAATTTGAGTAACTTTTACTCTAACTATATTTATACTTTCATTATACTTTCAGGAAGAGCGTTGGAAAGACAAAGACCCAGAGGATAGAAGAGTCAACTTCATACCCAAGAAGTTTCCCAACCTACGAACTGTTCCTGGTTACTCAACATTTATACAGGAGAGGTTTGAGCGATGTCTGGATCTGTACCTGTGTCCAAGACAGAGGAAAATGAGGGCAAGTGCCATAGAGAAATACTGGGATTTCTGTAATCTTATCTCCAGGGATTGATCTTAAACCTTAATCTGGCATGAAATTAATACAAGATGGACCCAAATCCCTTAAACATTGCTTTGTCCTTTTGCTAAGAAGGATAAGTCTGATAGTTTAGGGACTCCTGCATCCTTAAAGGTCTCCCTCTAGCTTGATCTCTGatctttttatatacaatttctGAATTTTCTAATTTCAATTAAGATTATTTTATCTTAAGGCAATCATGGTAAACATAGTACACAGTAGCCAGAATTTCCTAGTGAAAATTGTTTTAGAGAACTATTAGACATGCCCGGTAAAAACAAATTGCTGATACTAAAACGCAGTGTCAATGTTAAGACTTCTTAAGCATGaacaaaaaatgtacatgtatgtctctTATGATTAAacttattgtaaatgttttttaacgTTTTTGCAGATGAATGTTGATCCAGAAGATTTGATACCCAAACTGCCCAAACCCAAAGACCTTCAGCCTTTCCCTACCACACAGTCATTGGTAAGTTTGTCAATTTCTATGCCCACAAAGGGAGTCATATTGTAGTCACAGTAATTATGTCTCCTCCATTCATaaggagacatattgtttttgccctaaccatcagtcagtctgtacgtcacactttgttttcTTCTCAATaaaggtgaagaaacggtttccgctcaataactaaagatcctttgggtccaggaacatcatacttggtatgctagttgttcatgaccattagatgacccctattgattttgaggtcaaaaggtcaaggttaccttctagtaaaaaacaatatgttggcTGTGACCTTatgcttaaaaatggtttctgctcaataaataaagaatgcttgtacccaggaacttaatacttggtatgctagttgatCATGGCTATTAGATGACAccaattgattttgagatccgtaagtcaaaggtcaaggtcaccgtgaccatGAGGTgtagaaacggtttccgctcaataactaaagatcctttgggtccaggaacatcatacttggtatgctagttgttcatgaccagtagatgacccctattgattttgagatcaaaaggtcaaaggtcaaggtaaccttctggtaaaaaaacaatatgttggcggtgaccttatgCTTAAAATGATTTctgctcaataaataaagaacgcttgtacccaggaacttaaaacttggtatgctagttggtcatgactagtagataacaccaattgattttgagatcactaagtcaaaggtcaaggtcgccatgaccttgaggtaaagaaacggttaccgctcagtaactaaagaacgcttgcacccaggaacttcatacttggtatgcaagtttatcatgactagtagatgaccccttttgattttgtaatcaGTCCgttagtcagtcagtcagtccgtcagtctgtatgtcacactttgtttccgctcaattaataaagaacacttgcaccaaGGAACTTCGTATTTGGTatgctagtcggtcatgactagtagatgacccctattgattttgagatcagtaggtcaaaggtcaaggttgccgtgaccttgaggtgaggAAACAGTTACCGCTCATTAACTAAAGATCACTTGCACTCAAGAACTTGGTATGCAATTTGGTCATATAGATGATCCTtaatgattttgtgatcagtaggtcaaaggtcaaggtcacgatgaccttgagctgaaaaataatttccgatcaattattgaataatgcttgcgcccaggaacttcatacaatacaaacttagtttacattttccaagattaatcaacaacacttttttctcttcactatttaatacgggtgaataaaccaaacttcactgttggttcgtctccagtccaaaattacaaatttcatgtccatcatttatttttcctcagctacgaccacacaataggagAGACAagcactttttcaaaaaagcaatctctagtttgtGTCTGTTCGTTACCATCAAGTCTCAGCTGTAACTAAACCCAAATTGATTCGaatttcaatcaaacttcacagaatagTACAGAAGCATGGAGTGGCGTGTTGCACATGTGCTCCCGTCACTGAGTTCATAGTTACACTTTCAGGTCTGTTGGTTAATTTGACCATGCCAACAAGGCCAATTAGGGTCATTTGCCACATTCCTGTGATAGCTCCtgatcattttttacttaaacaaaagtcaaaataaaccataaaaaatgaatatattgtcAGGCTTATATGAATGGTAagtcaaaatacaaaacaatgaagCAAACAGAAACTAAGGTCATATCTTAGACTTTCGGTCTTATCTTGACAAAACATATGCAAGGGTCATACACGGGCATGGTTCATTTCAGGCAGCGAGTATATGGGTGGATATGAACCTGACAAACGTACAACCATGGTATATCTAATCCAAGAATTTACAAATGTCTAAGTATGTTGTGTGACTGTTGACCCAAACAGTCAGCAAgatattatgataaataaaaaaagcagCATATTCTCGTTATGTTTCCATATTTTGTCCACGTAAGAGTCACCAGTGTCACCAAGGATATGATCTTTAATGTGCCGCAGACCCCAGCAGTCAGAATTTTGGTACGATGTTAAACGTAAAGCAATTAGTAAAGAATGTTTACTTCTGTCCTACAGATCTACAAGGGACACACAGGCATGGTACGATGTGTGACAGTTGACCCTAGCGGTCAATGGATAGCGAGCGGTGGAGACGATGGAACTGTCAGGGTTTGGGAAGTTTCAACAGCCCGGTGCTTGAAGACGACGCTTGTCCATGGAGGAGGGAAAGTCAAGTGTATAGCATGGAATCCAAACCCTGCTGTATGCCTGGTTGCTGTTGTGAGGTAAGTCattcaacaatttatttcagaatGTATACAAGTCCATGAATTTGTTGTCTCAAATGTCATATAAGTCCATTTTTCAGTTATGCTTATACTCGCCAGACATTCagtatttttgtgtttacattttaatcattCAACTTAAGGCTCATATGATCAAGTTATGAAGGATAAACCAGTGGCTTTAAAAAATTTGTTTGCTCTTTGAGTTTTATACAAACCATAAAAGAAATGCATAAGGGCCGTCATAACATGTTTATACTGAAATTGTCTTTAACCAGCGACCGAAGCGTAATGCTGCTGAATCCAGGGGTCGGTGATAAACTCCAGCTGTCCAATACAGACACCATGCTGGAACAGACACAGCCTGTTGACAACCAAGGTACGTAAAGCAGTAAGGTTGCGATATTATAGAGTTGGAACCTGTAAGTGTTCGATATTTTCACTACTAGAAAATCTgggttatgcccctttttagtttgtcagtttttttgtcaaaagaaGTTTTGGTATTGTAAATGCCGATGTGTCATTGTAATAGGTTTTAGCTTCATAATTTTGATCATCAACTTGAACTTCAATTAAcaatatgatgtttttaaaaaaagaaaaagattttTCAAATACACTCCATTGACTGACCaaggaaatattttagataaaactgCCATTGGCCATGtaaaaattttgaaatttgccATTGACCGACCatagaaatatttttagaaaacagCCTTGactattgaaatatttcttttacagaTGCCAAGGTTCCTGTTGCATGGAACGTGTGTGAAGGGAAAGAGTTTGAAGCAGGCTTTCGACTGAATCTCTCACACGGACATGTAAGTCTGTTCATCTGTTGACGtagtaaaaaatgaaagtaaatttgtatttattttgctttgCCCAGTGATTAGGGTACTCACTTACACCAATTTTAGGGTGGGAGTGGTCTAGCCGAAAAGTTAATTGTTTCTCACCTGATAAGATGTGGTTCAAGTCTCATCAGGAATTTTGTTAATGGCCTTTCAAAactagtactggtttctgcccaggaaatcGACTAAAGCTAGATTCTATAAGCTTTCAGCCCAAAAATAATCAGTATAAACATAGCATGAGTGCTTGTGAGTTTGGTTATTGGCATCCATGTCAGACAAATAAGTTTGCTCAAAATACTCTGGTCACTGCAGCAAAAGAAGACCTCACTCCCACGTACCACTGTTCTTAAAAGCTATTGAGAAAACAAACTTTggcaataaaatatttgcagCATTTTGTGAGATATTGCATTCACTTTGTAGAATATTAACTATGTGTTGTCTTATTTTCCAGGACGTCTCCCAGGTGACATGGCATTCCAAGGGAGACTACTTCGCCACGGTAATGCCCCAAGGACAATCGCGATCAGTGCTTATACACCAGTTGTCACGGAAACGCTCACAAAACCCATTCTCCAAGTCCAAGGGCATTGTACAGTGTGTGAGATTCCATCCACTGAGACCTTTCCTGTTTGTTGCAGTAAGCTGTTTTACTATTACTAGCTTTGATGTTTGAGTTAAACAACATACAGTAAAATGCTCAATATGGTATCTTTTTTATCGGTATTTAAACTACCTCTATGATATATGTAATGTGTTTAGCATTGAAATAGTTGTGTATATACGTTTTGGTCACGGTCATTCCACTATCTTTACCATGTGTAAAGATGAAAGGGCTAGTCCATGTACCCTGCTTTGAACATGATTTTCCCATACTGGAACAGACCTCAGGATATTTTTCtggattgacaattatcagttGTTAGAACCCCTGATAgtgcaaaaacattttctttggCCAGGACTAAAAAGTTGACTTAAGTTATTTAACTTGGTACACACGTCGCCAGGGACAATATGCATTTGTTAAGTAATTCCCATAACTCCTAAATGTTATTGTCAAATTATGCCCCATACGAGCTCCTTTGTTAGTCTAAgagtttgaatatttgtttgaatactGTTAAAATCATTACTATCGACTTTCCAGACACAGAGGTTTGTGAGAGTTTACAATCTGCTGAAACAAGAGCTGAGCAAGAAGCTGATGACCAACTGCAAGTGGGTGTCCAGTCTTGCAGTGCACCCTGAAGGTAGGCTAGCTTGACCATTAACAAAAATCTACTTATTAGAATAGTGAGTTGTTTCCAAAGGgacaaaatgtaatttaatacaTTGAGCTGTATACAGCAGTTAGTCATTTTGTACATTATGTAAAAGTTATTTACACTTATTAACACTAAAACTTATTTCACTTTGTAGATGGTGGCATTTTCATATACCTTTCTTAAACAAACAGAAATTGACCTTGATATGTAGACTTATTTCttaatttagttttaagttttttttcttgttttaggTGATAATCTGTTAATTGGCAGCTATGATAGCAGGTTGAGCTGGTTTGACCTGGACCTTTCCACCAAACCGTACCAGACTCTCAAGtaagttttaaaaagttaaaaaatcttgtagaaatttaataatatagtCTTGAAAAACTTCAAGGTGTACCAAAGAGGTGGAGCCTGGTGACAAACACCGGGCTGTTGACATATTCGAATCTTCACTTACCATTGCTTAATACAATGTCATAATGGTCAGTCAgttcatttaaaagaaacacCAGGTTCTCTACAGAAACAGACAATATCTACAGAAAcagacaatataaatattaagtattaaCCGCCAACGTGTTGGCTGTTTTCCAATTGCTTTTCCACTGCACTGGACTTATAGTCACTAAAGTCTTAAGACTGAGTATTTAAAGAGACTCAGaatcagaaaagcaaaattttaacTTGGCTGTATAAATGCTATTGCTATACCAAAAATGTAAAAGGGTGTTGTATCTGTCACAAATAACCTGTTCTACAATAAACAGACATaacaaatatgtgtatttttataacCTCAAATGGCTTAGAAAGAAGGTTTACAAAGTAAATTGAATAAACTTAGGTAACACTAAAAGGTCTTTCGTCCTGTGTGTTACCATAGTGGCAACACATATTTTCCTCCATCAGCAATAACTGCTCCATTATGCACATGTCTATTGTAATTTCTTTGATCTGTAGACACCACAAGAAAGCGATCCGTCAAGTATGTTATCACCGTCGTTACCCATTGTTTGCCTCTGTCAGCGATGACTGCTCCATCATTGTGTGTCACGGAATGGTCTACAAGTAAGTTTTTTCTACatattgtttgtcttttttatgcTGATATTTCTTCACAGTTGATGCAAGACGGCTGTATAAAGGAATGATGTTACATACATTGACATTTTTTGTATGTAGTATTCTCGATTGCCGAAATACTGCcatgaacaaataatacaaatatacaaacatgctACATCTCCAGTTTTagtaatatattatttgtaataatatataccTACTTTCATTTCTTTGGACTTCAATATATATTCTGTCTTTGCAGTGATATGCTACAAAACCCATTGATTGTACCAGTGAAGGTCTTACGAGGACACACGCCAGAAAAAGACGTTGGCATCTTAGACTGTGTGTTCCACCCGACACAACCCTGGATTTTCTCTGCAGGGGCAGACTCAACCATTAGACTGTTTACTTGAGATTCGCTGTTTCACTCTGCTATATAATATGAACTGTCATTTCACCAGTAAATTTTTGATGGGATGAAGTGATGAAAATTGTGTTCACATGCTCTCTGTTTGTTCATTgtgtaaatagaaaatatgaacTGTTGTCGTTTTGAACTCTGGAGGGATAAAATGGTGAATATTGCAGATGTTTTATCCTTGTTAGTTATATGCGTTATATAGAGTCCTGTAATTGTTTTGAACTCTAATGCTTCTAAACAAAAAACAGTTTCAGaattaaatgatgaaaaaagtacaaaataataaGATTTGTACATTAACGACCAGGTTGATAAATTCATTCTGTGTAAATTTGGTGTGTAATAAATTGTAAGATGCCATTTTGCACAACCAAGAGAATCAAGACGTCCTTTGTATCAGCAATTAATAGTATACCTTTACTTTGCTGGAACCCTAGACGACTTGAGAATCAAGGCGTCACTTTCATCAGCATTCAACCTGTTCTTGTTACaatgatgtacatgtaatagCTACGCTCCAagtaataaacatttcatttgtgaAACAGGTCTTGTACTATATATTGATGAAGACGTGAACTATATATATGGTCCTGGTTGCATCAGCAATAACAAGAGCACTGCGGAGAACTACTTTGTGTGATTTAAGTCGAACAAGGGGCATGACTCTACAATTAGTATATCCAGCGATTTTGGCTTTCTGCCCATTGGACAATATATTGTCactgttaaaatgtaaaaatgaatttgtaatAGGTTTTGAGTCATAGCCAGTGTTAACGTTCTAGTACAACCATGTTAACAATTTGGGTTAAAACCAGCTTTGTTTTGCCAGTCAGATTAAGGTGCTATATGTATTGCTCCTCAAAGAGTCCATGTTTTTGTCCACTCATCTATTTCAATTTTATGCCTGCATTAAATCTTTTGGACCAACtgcagtattttgaaataagttgACATGCGTAATACATCAATTAAAGGTTAATATCCAGAACTCCTAGCTTGATAAAAGGATTTCTAACTGCTAAATTTAAACATTCAGCCAATCgaacatatacaaataatagCACATACTCCAAATAATAATGTCGATAAAACGCCAATCATGCTGGACAATGATGATGACTTAGCTAATACAAAGCTGACCATGTTTTTGGACAGCGATGAAAGTAAACCATCTGCCTCGaaagttaacttttaaaggaCCTCgttgtacatatgtatataatgataaaattttcGAGGAAAATGTATTATGAAAATGTCTTATTGCCACTGATGTCTGTTTTATGTGATCTTGTTTGCTGTTAAAtcaaacatactttaaaattaagatCAGCTAAatctctgatagctccattaaccTTAATGTAACATTTCgatgcctggtgatcccatataattttggtataatttaggAGATATATGATTGCTGATAACTGATTACATATGAACAAAAACAGGGTATATATTAAGTTACaagtttttatatttgttctttatttcaaatttaatcggaattaaatgtattgagctattttgcaatctttgacGGTACTAAAAAACTGTTTtgctataaaaaaaatcggttttggggttttcttttttttgcacACAAAACCCTTTAAaacgatatcaaaataatatgagGTCATTTGGCATTTGATAATAACAAATTTGTTCTTTGGATTCCTTATCATAAAGAAATTGGATGGTAATTCATGTATGTTGTTTGTACTTTAAATTATCATTGCAAACTCGAGAGTTGTACTATGCACTACAACTGTTTGTATAATGAAACACTCAACAAAATAAGTTAAGGGTCACCTATTGTAGAAATTGTTCAATAACTGTCATCggccaaaaaaataaagtttaaggAAGGTTGCTAACAGAAATATCGATGAAGACATGAAAGTGTAGGGAAGTATAGGCCAGAGTATGTGAACACAATctga contains:
- the LOC128243659 gene encoding ribosome biogenesis protein bop1-B-like, which codes for MSSKRKRADVNKNEEILTSGVDLFVDAPADEEDASENSDVDDQDAKVGEGSDDSDSSQYSELEEEEEDMSDESCNEDGDESDDEDSSDEEDNDDDDLVDTKPTMLFDNDDDLADIKPIKLLDNDESKPSASKVNFDEYAEDSSDEEDIRNTVGNIPMEWYKNFKHIGYDVEGRRLIKPQQGDNLDDFLNKVDDPNYWRTVYNKLTGQNIVLSKEDVELIQNLQRKKHPTLANEEQYESWVDWFSSEVMIHPLSNQPEHKRSFIPSKWEKLKVGQMVHALKMGWMKPSKPDDEKDEEEDDEPNFYMIWNDDDDSEMNKRYRQHIPAPKTSLPGHAESYNPPPEYLLTKEEEERWKDKDPEDRRVNFIPKKFPNLRTVPGYSTFIQERFERCLDLYLCPRQRKMRMNVDPEDLIPKLPKPKDLQPFPTTQSLIYKGHTGMVRCVTVDPSGQWIASGGDDGTVRVWEVSTARCLKTTLVHGGGKVKCIAWNPNPAVCLVAVVSDRSVMLLNPGVGDKLQLSNTDTMLEQTQPVDNQDAKVPVAWNVCEGKEFEAGFRLNLSHGHDVSQVTWHSKGDYFATVMPQGQSRSVLIHQLSRKRSQNPFSKSKGIVQCVRFHPLRPFLFVATQRFVRVYNLLKQELSKKLMTNCKWVSSLAVHPEGDNLLIGSYDSRLSWFDLDLSTKPYQTLKHHKKAIRQVCYHRRYPLFASVSDDCSIIVCHGMVYNDMLQNPLIVPVKVLRGHTPEKDVGILDCVFHPTQPWIFSAGADSTIRLFT